One Kitasatospora sp. NBC_01287 DNA window includes the following coding sequences:
- a CDS encoding argininosuccinate synthase produces MTERVVLAYSGGLDTSVCIGWIAEETGAEVIAVAVDVGQGGEDLDVIRQRALDCGAVEAEVADAREEFADEYCLPALKANALYQGQYPLVSALSRPVIVKHLVAAARKHGATTVAHGCTGKGNDQVRFEVGINSLAPSLKCIAPVRDYAMTRDKAIAFAEAKNLPIVTTKKNPYSIDQNVFGRAVETGFLEDIWNAPIEDVYEYTQNPATAREADQVVITFEAGVPVAVDGRKVTVLQAIEELNKRAGAQGIGRLDMVEDRLVGIKSREIYEAPGAIALITAHQALENVTVERELARYKRQVEQRWAELVYDGLWFSPLKRALDGFVNEANQHVTGEIRMVLHGGRAVVDGRKSGQSLYDFNLATYDTGDTFDQSMSKGFIEIFGMSSKIAARRDLA; encoded by the coding sequence GTGACCGAGCGCGTCGTACTCGCCTACTCGGGCGGTCTGGACACGTCCGTCTGCATCGGCTGGATCGCCGAGGAGACCGGCGCCGAGGTCATCGCCGTCGCGGTCGACGTCGGCCAGGGCGGCGAGGACCTGGACGTGATCCGTCAGCGCGCGCTGGACTGCGGCGCGGTCGAGGCCGAGGTCGCCGACGCCCGCGAGGAGTTCGCCGACGAGTACTGCCTCCCGGCCCTGAAGGCCAACGCGCTCTACCAGGGCCAGTACCCGCTGGTCTCGGCACTCTCCCGCCCGGTGATCGTCAAGCACCTGGTCGCCGCCGCGCGGAAGCACGGCGCCACCACCGTCGCGCACGGCTGCACCGGCAAGGGCAACGACCAGGTCCGCTTCGAGGTCGGCATCAACTCGCTGGCGCCGAGCCTGAAGTGCATCGCCCCGGTGCGCGACTACGCGATGACCCGGGACAAGGCGATCGCCTTCGCCGAGGCGAAGAACCTCCCGATCGTCACCACCAAGAAGAACCCGTACTCGATCGACCAGAACGTCTTCGGGCGGGCCGTCGAGACCGGCTTCCTGGAGGACATCTGGAACGCCCCGATCGAGGACGTCTACGAGTACACCCAGAACCCGGCCACCGCGCGCGAGGCGGACCAGGTCGTGATCACCTTCGAGGCGGGCGTCCCGGTCGCCGTCGACGGTCGCAAGGTGACGGTCCTGCAGGCGATCGAGGAGCTGAACAAGCGGGCCGGCGCCCAGGGCATCGGCCGCCTCGACATGGTCGAGGACCGGCTGGTCGGCATCAAGTCCCGGGAGATCTACGAGGCCCCGGGCGCGATCGCGCTGATCACCGCCCACCAGGCGCTGGAGAACGTCACGGTCGAGCGCGAACTGGCCCGCTACAAGCGGCAGGTCGAGCAGCGCTGGGCCGAACTGGTCTACGACGGCCTCTGGTTCTCGCCGCTGAAGCGCGCGCTGGACGGCTTCGTCAACGAGGCCAACCAGCACGTGACCGGCGAGATCCGGATGGTGCTGCACGGCGGCCGGGCCGTGGTCGACGGGCGCAAGTCGGGGCAGTCGCTCTACGACTTCAACCTGGCCACCTACGACACCGGCGACACCTTCGACCAGTCGATGTCCAAGGGCTTCATCGAGATCTTCGGGATGTCCTCGAAGATCGCCGCCCGCCGCGACCTGGCCTGA